The following proteins are encoded in a genomic region of Bubalus kerabau isolate K-KA32 ecotype Philippines breed swamp buffalo chromosome 15, PCC_UOA_SB_1v2, whole genome shotgun sequence:
- the LOC129629064 gene encoding olfactory receptor 52B4-like — protein sequence MTASNHSSVSRTFFHLLGIPGLEDQHVWISIPFFISYVIALLGNSLLIFIIFMERSLHEPVYLFLCMLAGADLVLSTCAVPQALAIFWFNMKEISLDHCITQLFFIHSTFISESGILLMMAFDRYIAICYPLRYTTILTHTLIGKIGTIAFLRSYGTIFPIIFLLKRLTFCQSNVIPHTYCEHIGLAKYACNDIRVNIWYGFSILMLTVVLDVLLIFVSYILILHAVFHIPSQDARHKALNTCGSHVCIIILFYGPGIFTILTQRFGRHIPPHIHILLANVCMLAPPMLNPIIYGIKTKQIWEQVAHVLFTKQK from the coding sequence ATGACTGCTTCTAACCACAGCAGTGTTAGCCGCACATTCTTCCACTTGCTGGGCATCCCTGGCCTTGAGGACCAGCATGTGTGGATCTCCATCCCCTTCTTCATTTCCTATGTCATCGCCCTGCTTGGGAACAGCCTGCTCATCTTCATTATCTTCATGGAACGGAGCCTCCATGAACCCGTGTACCTCTTCCTCTGTATGCTGGCTGGAGCAGACCTTGTCCTCTCCACATGCGCAGTCCCTCAGGCCTTGGCCATTTTCTGGTTCAATATGAAGGAGATCTCCCTGGATCACTGCATCACTCAacttttcttcatccattccacCTTCATCTCTGAGTCGGGGATCTTGCTAATGATGGCATTTGACCGCTATATTGCCATATGCTACCCTCTGAGATACACCACTATTCTTACACACACACTAATTGGGAAAATCGGTACGATTGCCTTTCTGAGAAGTTATGGTACAATTTTCCCCataatatttcttttgaaaaggTTGACtttttgccaaagtaatgtcATTCCACACACCTATTGTGAACATATTGGCTTGGCCAAATATGCTTGTAATGACATTCGAGTGAATATCTGGTATGGGTTTTCTATCCTCATGTTAACAGTGGTCTTAGATGTcctattaatttttgtttcttacatTCTGATTCTCCATGCTGTCTTCCACATCCCTTCCCAAGATGCTCGTCACAAGGCTCTCAACACGTGTGGCTCCCATGTCTGTAtcatcattctcttttatggGCCTGGAATCTTCACAATCCTTACTCAGAGGTTTGGCCGCCACATTCCACCTCATATCCACATCTTGTTGGCTAATGTCTGCATGCTTGCTCCACCTATGCTGAACCCCATCATTTATGGGATCAAGACCAAGCAGATCTGGGAGCAGGTAGCCCATGTGttgtttacaaagcagaaataa
- the LOC129629061 gene encoding tripartite motif-containing protein 6-like isoform X1 has protein sequence MTSAVLVDIQDEVTCPICLELLTEPLSIDCGHSFCQACITANNKESTSGQEGQSRCPVCQTSYWPGNLRPSRHLANIAERLREVVLGSGKQLKVILCAHHGEKLQLFCEEDGKLICWLCERSQEHRGHHTFLMEEIAQKYQEKFQESLKKLRQEQQEAEKLAAVIREKRISWKNQMEPERHRIQKQFDQLRSILDKEEQRQLKKLEEEERRGLNIIAEAEVELVQQSQSLRELISDLERRCQGSATELLQDVSDVAKRSEFWTLKKPEALPTKLKSMFRAPDLKKMLRVFRELTDVQSYWVDVTLNPHTANLNLVLSKNRRQVRFVGAQLSGSHLEEHYGCGILGSQHFSSGKHYWEVDVAKKTDWILGVCSDSMGPAFSSNQFANNRNVYSRYQPQSGYWVIGLHHKHECRAYEESSTSLLLSMTVPPRRVGVFLDYDAGTVSFYNVTNHGFPIYTFSKCYFPTTLCPYFNPCNCVFPMTLSRPSS, from the exons ATGACTTCAGCAGTCCTGGTGGACATCCAAGATGAAGTGACCTGCCCCATCTGCCTGGAGCTCCTGACCGAACCCCTGAGCATAGACTGTGGACACAGCTTCTGCCAAGCCTGCATCACTGCAAACAACAAGGAGTCCACGTCTGGCCAAGAGGGGCAGAGCAGGTGTCCCGTGTGCCAGACCAGCTACTGGCCTGGGAACCTGCGGCCCAGTCGGCACCTGGCCAACATAGCCgagaggctcagggaggtggTGCTGGGCTCAGGGAAGCAGCTGAAGGTGATTCTTTGTGCGCACCATGGAGAGAAACTCCAGCTTTTCTGTGAGGAGGATGGGAAGCTCATTTGCTGGCTTTGCGAGCGGTCTCAGGAGCACCGTGGTCACCACACATTCCTCATGGAGGAGATAGCCCAGAAGTACCAG GAGAAGTTCCAGGAgtctctgaagaagctgaggcaagAGCAGCAGGAAGCCGAGAAATTAGCAGCTGTTATCAGAGAGAAGAGGATATCCTGGAAG AATCAGATGGAACCTGAGAGACACAGGATCCAGAAACAGTTTGATCAGTTGAGGAGCATCCTGGACAAAGAGGAACAGCGACAGCTGAagaagctggaggaggaggagaggagggggctgaACATCATAGCAGAAGCTGAGGTCGAGCTGGTCCAGCAGAGCCAGTCCCTGAGAGAGCTCATCTCAGACCTGGAGCGCCGTTGTCAGGGGTCAGCAACAGAGCTCCTGCAA gATGTGAGTGACGTTGCGAAAAG GAGTGAGTTCTGGACCCTGAAGAAGCCAGAGGCTCTCCCCACCAAGCTGAAGAGTATGTTTCGAGCTCCAGATCTGAAAAAGATGCTTCGAGTGTTTAGAG AGCTGACAGATGTCCAGAGCTACTGGG TGGACGTGACCCTGAATCCCCACACAGCTAATTTAAATCTTGTCCTGTCTAAGAACCGGAGGCAGGTGCGATTTGTGGGCGCTCAGCTGTCTGGATCTCATCTGGAAGAGCATTACGGCTGTGGTATCCTGGGCTCTCAGCACTTCTCCTCAGGGAAGCATTACTGGGAGGTAGATGTGGCCAAGAAGACTGACTGGATCCTGGGGGTGTGCAGTGATTCAATGGGACCTGCTTTCTCTTCCAACCAGTTTGCAAACAATCGGAATGTTTACTCCCGATACCAGCCTCAAAGTGGGTACTGGGTGATTGGATTACATCACAAGCATGAATGTAGAGCCTACGAGGAATCGTCCACTTCCCTGCTCTTATCCATGACAGTGCCCCCTCGCCGAGTTGGGGTGTTCTTAGACTATGATGCCGGCACAGTCTCCTTTTACAATGTCACCAACCATGGCTTCCCCATCTACACCTTCTCTAAGTGTTACTTTCCCACAACCCTTTGTCCGTATTTTAATCCTTGCAACTGTGTGTTCCCGATGACTCTGAGTCGCCCAAGCTCTTAA
- the LOC129629061 gene encoding tripartite motif-containing protein 6-like isoform X2, with amino-acid sequence MTSAVLVDIQDEVTCPICLELLTEPLSIDCGHSFCQACITANNKESTSGQEGQSRCPVCQTSYWPGNLRPSRHLANIAERLREVVLGSGKQLKVILCAHHGEKLQLFCEEDGKLICWLCERSQEHRGHHTFLMEEIAQKYQEKFQESLKKLRQEQQEAEKLAAVIREKRISWKDVSDVAKRSEFWTLKKPEALPTKLKSMFRAPDLKKMLRVFRELTDVQSYWVDVTLNPHTANLNLVLSKNRRQVRFVGAQLSGSHLEEHYGCGILGSQHFSSGKHYWEVDVAKKTDWILGVCSDSMGPAFSSNQFANNRNVYSRYQPQSGYWVIGLHHKHECRAYEESSTSLLLSMTVPPRRVGVFLDYDAGTVSFYNVTNHGFPIYTFSKCYFPTTLCPYFNPCNCVFPMTLSRPSS; translated from the exons ATGACTTCAGCAGTCCTGGTGGACATCCAAGATGAAGTGACCTGCCCCATCTGCCTGGAGCTCCTGACCGAACCCCTGAGCATAGACTGTGGACACAGCTTCTGCCAAGCCTGCATCACTGCAAACAACAAGGAGTCCACGTCTGGCCAAGAGGGGCAGAGCAGGTGTCCCGTGTGCCAGACCAGCTACTGGCCTGGGAACCTGCGGCCCAGTCGGCACCTGGCCAACATAGCCgagaggctcagggaggtggTGCTGGGCTCAGGGAAGCAGCTGAAGGTGATTCTTTGTGCGCACCATGGAGAGAAACTCCAGCTTTTCTGTGAGGAGGATGGGAAGCTCATTTGCTGGCTTTGCGAGCGGTCTCAGGAGCACCGTGGTCACCACACATTCCTCATGGAGGAGATAGCCCAGAAGTACCAG GAGAAGTTCCAGGAgtctctgaagaagctgaggcaagAGCAGCAGGAAGCCGAGAAATTAGCAGCTGTTATCAGAGAGAAGAGGATATCCTGGAAG gATGTGAGTGACGTTGCGAAAAG GAGTGAGTTCTGGACCCTGAAGAAGCCAGAGGCTCTCCCCACCAAGCTGAAGAGTATGTTTCGAGCTCCAGATCTGAAAAAGATGCTTCGAGTGTTTAGAG AGCTGACAGATGTCCAGAGCTACTGGG TGGACGTGACCCTGAATCCCCACACAGCTAATTTAAATCTTGTCCTGTCTAAGAACCGGAGGCAGGTGCGATTTGTGGGCGCTCAGCTGTCTGGATCTCATCTGGAAGAGCATTACGGCTGTGGTATCCTGGGCTCTCAGCACTTCTCCTCAGGGAAGCATTACTGGGAGGTAGATGTGGCCAAGAAGACTGACTGGATCCTGGGGGTGTGCAGTGATTCAATGGGACCTGCTTTCTCTTCCAACCAGTTTGCAAACAATCGGAATGTTTACTCCCGATACCAGCCTCAAAGTGGGTACTGGGTGATTGGATTACATCACAAGCATGAATGTAGAGCCTACGAGGAATCGTCCACTTCCCTGCTCTTATCCATGACAGTGCCCCCTCGCCGAGTTGGGGTGTTCTTAGACTATGATGCCGGCACAGTCTCCTTTTACAATGTCACCAACCATGGCTTCCCCATCTACACCTTCTCTAAGTGTTACTTTCCCACAACCCTTTGTCCGTATTTTAATCCTTGCAACTGTGTGTTCCCGATGACTCTGAGTCGCCCAAGCTCTTAA
- the LOC129629061 gene encoding tripartite motif-containing protein 6-like isoform X3, with translation MTSAVLVDIQDEVTCPICLELLTEPLSIDCGHSFCQACITANNKESTSGQEGQSRCPVCQTSYWPGNLRPSRHLANIAERLREVVLGSGKQLKVILCAHHGEKLQLFCEEDGKLICWLCERSQEHRGHHTFLMEEIAQKYQEKFQESLKKLRQEQQEAEKLAAVIREKRISWKNQMEPERHRIQKQFDQLRSILDKEEQRQLKKLEEEERRGLNIIAEAEVELVQQSQSLRELISDLERRCQGSATELLQDVSDVAKRSEFWTLKKPEALPTKLKSMFRAPDLKKMLRVFRELTDVQSYWEPEAGAICGRSAVWISSGRALRLWYPGLSALLLREALLGGRCGQED, from the exons ATGACTTCAGCAGTCCTGGTGGACATCCAAGATGAAGTGACCTGCCCCATCTGCCTGGAGCTCCTGACCGAACCCCTGAGCATAGACTGTGGACACAGCTTCTGCCAAGCCTGCATCACTGCAAACAACAAGGAGTCCACGTCTGGCCAAGAGGGGCAGAGCAGGTGTCCCGTGTGCCAGACCAGCTACTGGCCTGGGAACCTGCGGCCCAGTCGGCACCTGGCCAACATAGCCgagaggctcagggaggtggTGCTGGGCTCAGGGAAGCAGCTGAAGGTGATTCTTTGTGCGCACCATGGAGAGAAACTCCAGCTTTTCTGTGAGGAGGATGGGAAGCTCATTTGCTGGCTTTGCGAGCGGTCTCAGGAGCACCGTGGTCACCACACATTCCTCATGGAGGAGATAGCCCAGAAGTACCAG GAGAAGTTCCAGGAgtctctgaagaagctgaggcaagAGCAGCAGGAAGCCGAGAAATTAGCAGCTGTTATCAGAGAGAAGAGGATATCCTGGAAG AATCAGATGGAACCTGAGAGACACAGGATCCAGAAACAGTTTGATCAGTTGAGGAGCATCCTGGACAAAGAGGAACAGCGACAGCTGAagaagctggaggaggaggagaggagggggctgaACATCATAGCAGAAGCTGAGGTCGAGCTGGTCCAGCAGAGCCAGTCCCTGAGAGAGCTCATCTCAGACCTGGAGCGCCGTTGTCAGGGGTCAGCAACAGAGCTCCTGCAA gATGTGAGTGACGTTGCGAAAAG GAGTGAGTTCTGGACCCTGAAGAAGCCAGAGGCTCTCCCCACCAAGCTGAAGAGTATGTTTCGAGCTCCAGATCTGAAAAAGATGCTTCGAGTGTTTAGAG AGCTGACAGATGTCCAGAGCTACTGGG AACCGGAGGCAGGTGCGATTTGTGGGCGCTCAGCTGTCTGGATCTCATCTGGAAGAGCATTACGGCTGTGGTATCCTGGGCTCTCAGCACTTCTCCTCAGGGAAGCATTACTGGGAGGTAGATGTGGCCAAGAAGACTGA
- the LOC129629061 gene encoding tripartite motif-containing protein 6-like isoform X4 encodes MTSAVLVDIQDEVTCPICLELLTEPLSIDCGHSFCQACITANNKESTSGQEGQSRCPVCQTSYWPGNLRPSRHLANIAERLREVVLGSGKQLKVILCAHHGEKLQLFCEEDGKLICWLCERSQEHRGHHTFLMEEIAQKYQEKFQESLKKLRQEQQEAEKLAAVIREKRISWKNQMEPERHRIQKQFDQLRSILDKEEQRQLKKLEEEERRGLNIIAEAEVELVQQSQSLRELISDLERRCQGSATELLQDVSDVAKRSEFWTLKKPEALPTKLKSMFRAPDLKKMLRVFREPEAGAICGRSAVWISSGRALRLWYPGLSALLLREALLGGRCGQED; translated from the exons ATGACTTCAGCAGTCCTGGTGGACATCCAAGATGAAGTGACCTGCCCCATCTGCCTGGAGCTCCTGACCGAACCCCTGAGCATAGACTGTGGACACAGCTTCTGCCAAGCCTGCATCACTGCAAACAACAAGGAGTCCACGTCTGGCCAAGAGGGGCAGAGCAGGTGTCCCGTGTGCCAGACCAGCTACTGGCCTGGGAACCTGCGGCCCAGTCGGCACCTGGCCAACATAGCCgagaggctcagggaggtggTGCTGGGCTCAGGGAAGCAGCTGAAGGTGATTCTTTGTGCGCACCATGGAGAGAAACTCCAGCTTTTCTGTGAGGAGGATGGGAAGCTCATTTGCTGGCTTTGCGAGCGGTCTCAGGAGCACCGTGGTCACCACACATTCCTCATGGAGGAGATAGCCCAGAAGTACCAG GAGAAGTTCCAGGAgtctctgaagaagctgaggcaagAGCAGCAGGAAGCCGAGAAATTAGCAGCTGTTATCAGAGAGAAGAGGATATCCTGGAAG AATCAGATGGAACCTGAGAGACACAGGATCCAGAAACAGTTTGATCAGTTGAGGAGCATCCTGGACAAAGAGGAACAGCGACAGCTGAagaagctggaggaggaggagaggagggggctgaACATCATAGCAGAAGCTGAGGTCGAGCTGGTCCAGCAGAGCCAGTCCCTGAGAGAGCTCATCTCAGACCTGGAGCGCCGTTGTCAGGGGTCAGCAACAGAGCTCCTGCAA gATGTGAGTGACGTTGCGAAAAG GAGTGAGTTCTGGACCCTGAAGAAGCCAGAGGCTCTCCCCACCAAGCTGAAGAGTATGTTTCGAGCTCCAGATCTGAAAAAGATGCTTCGAGTGTTTAGAG AACCGGAGGCAGGTGCGATTTGTGGGCGCTCAGCTGTCTGGATCTCATCTGGAAGAGCATTACGGCTGTGGTATCCTGGGCTCTCAGCACTTCTCCTCAGGGAAGCATTACTGGGAGGTAGATGTGGCCAAGAAGACTGA